Proteins from a genomic interval of Garra rufa chromosome 4, GarRuf1.0, whole genome shotgun sequence:
- the tmem229a gene encoding transmembrane protein 229A produces the protein MATRRADSSRQASAGALPQWMRMYFYGMHGITLDILLSSARRFLDDSDFRLLGFSSPYLCVVHSITHLVLEKIYLQKRCFQERPVVFHLVFYPSLYICLQILIGNVVTSTENIRVVSVTQLFVHYLLALYFTNVFHKGFLRLQYQDKRVLLRSSCPNGLPGVLRFVFFGMHGFLDEVVFTSVFNLFEKADRTLRGHTSLWSFLMYGSCSFVVEKLYLHLHFRRGWGTLQRLPIYICFIYMWEFSWGFALRQYDACSWDYSHYPLNFMGLVTLLYLPGWVCLSLYQDVLSNILLRVVCNDRNDEEMPNAGANGRLLPKGKPEKDKSHVGFS, from the coding sequence ATGGCGACGAGACGAGCGGACAGCTCGCGACAGGCGTCCGCGGGCGCTTTACCGCAGTGGATGCGCATGTATTTCTACGGGATGCACGGAATCACGCTGGACATCCTGCTGTCCTCCGCCCGCCGGTTCCTGGATGACAGCGACTTCAGACTGCTGGGATTCTCCTCTCCCTATCTGTGCGTCGTGCACTCTATCACGCATCTGGTTTTGGAGAAGATCTACCTGCAGAAAAGATGCTTCCAAGAGCGCCCTGTCGTTTTCCATCTCGTCTTCTACCCGTCCTTGTACATCTGCCTGCAGATTTTAATCGGGAATGTTGTGACCAGCACGGAGAACATCAGAGTGGTTTCTGTCACGCAGCTCTTTGTGCATTACCTCCTAGCTTTGTACTTCACAAATGTCTTTCATAAAGGCTTCCTGCGTCTGCAGTACCAGGACAAGCGGGTGTTATTGAGGTCATCCTGCCCTAATGGGTTACCCGGCGTCCTGCGCTTTGTTTTCTTCGGGATGCACGGCTTTCTAGATGAGGTGGTCTTCACGTCTGTGTTTAACTTGTTTGAGAAAGCAGACCGGACCTTGAGGGGCCACACATCTTTGTGGTCCTTCCTCATGTATGGAAGCTGCAGCTTTGTAGTGGAGAAGCTCTACCTCCATCTGCATTTCAGGAGAGGATGGGGAACCTTGCAGCGGCTGCCCATCTACATCTGCTTCATTTACATGTGGGAGTTCAGCTGGGGATTCGCTCTGAGACAGTATGACGCCTGTTCCTGGGACTATTCCCACTATCCTCTTAATTTTATGGGACTGGTGACGTTGCTGTATCTTCCAGGATGGGTCTGTCTGAGTCTGTATCAAGACGTCTTGTCGAATATTCTGCTGAGGGTGGTGTGCAATGATAGGAATGACGAGGAGATGCCAAACGCTGGTGCCAATGGACGCCTGCTGCCAAAAGGGAAGCCGGAGAAGGACAAATCGCATGTGGGCTTTTCCTAA